The nucleotide window tgttgttAATTTTAATGGAATATTTTGTACACCTTTCTTATCCTCTATACCATTTAAGGttttaaatttaaagaatatataGGCGtctaaaagtgcttgccatgaaCTGCTTCATGTGAGGTCAGCATGCGagctcatacacatacaaataataatgTACTTAGTACTTTCACTACTtgaatgtaatttcatcatttttgCTACTTTCTTACAGAGAAGAAGAAGTTGGATGGGATACAGAGATTAAGGATGATGTGATTGAAGAATGTAATAAACACGGAGGCGTAATTCATATTTATGTTGACAAGAATTCAGCTCAGgtattttggatttttgtttttcaagacagggtttatctgtgtaacagccctggctatcctggaacttgctctgtaaagcAGGCAAgtctgttcttgaactcacagagatctgcctgcttctgtcttcaagagtgctgggattaaagctgtgtgcacattttttattttcaagtaaaCAGTTTCAGGATAAATTCTGTTATGTATCTTACTCTTCACACAATTAGTGTATATGGTGGTTACTAAATTTCTTatggttttccttttttatttttagtgcatTGTTTTATATAACCCTTGCATGACTTTGTAGCTCTTTTTGACATactctcccatgtgctgggacttAATATAGGAATGCACCATTATGCTTGTTTAGTGGTTACAATAGAAAGCAATTTCAATGTGGTAGCTAAATACACCCTCCAAAACAGAGGCAAGTTCAAAATAGTGAAAATTTGATGAGGTGTTATATAGTTCAGCTAATTTGCAGTGGTTTCCTAATAACTGTTACAGCTTCTTACTCTTGAATTGAAAGTAAAAAGAGGGGGATTCTAAAAGAAATATAGATCAGGGTTTCAAAAACATTCGTGATTTGATCACAGAATACACAGAATAAGTTTCTGAAAACATCTTGTATATACTTGtgaaaattcacttacaacagctttttttttttttttctttttcctttttgcacTTTAGGGCAATGTTTATGTGAAGTGCCCATCAATTGCTGCAGCTATTGCTGCTGTCAATGCATTGCATGGCAGGTGGTTTGCTGGTGAGTGACTTCTACAAAAATTTTATGTTGAACATGATTAGCATTAAGTAAAAATGGCttactcagctttttttttctttttttttcaacaggtAAAATGATAACAGCAGCCTATGTACCTCTTCCAACTTACCACAACCTCTTTCCTGATTCTATGACAGCAACACAACTACTGGTTCCAAGTAGACGATGAAGGAAGATATAGTCCCTATGtatatagctttttttttcttgagaattcATCTTGAGTTATCTTTTatttagataaaaataaagaggCAAGGGTCTACTGTCATTTGTATACAACTCCTGttatcttgaaaaataaaaatgttaacagGAATGCAGTGTGCTCATTCTCCCTAACTAGCAAATCCTACTTTATTCAAAGCTGTTCTCTTGTTCTGCCGTTTTAAATGTCCATGTAGAAAATTACGTTAAGGATATATAGAATAGCTCTAGGGGAACAAATGTGCTTTCTGTATAAAGGCAGACAGATAATGTTTTAATGTTTCAGAAGCCTAACTTTTTACACAGCAGTTAGATTTCACATTCATGTATTTGGCTCATGGTTCATCAAAGGTTTCTGGAATACCCTTTTAGTGTATGGAAAGTCTAGGCAGCTAAAGGGCTGTTTAGCGTCTTACCTTGATCATTTGGCAAGAAGGGGATTTCAAAATTCTATTTCTTGATGGTAACTTTTCAATTAATGTATCTGTAAAAGTTTCTTTGTAAATAATGTGTGTTTTAGTGTGTCTTGAGATTCCAAACAAAATGATCCCTGCATTTCCTTAAGATGGCTGATGTAAGAGTTCAAGCAAAGCAGTCTGGGCAAGAGATAGGAAATGCAGAAATAGGTTTTGTCTGGTTGCATATAATCTTTGCTCTTTTTAAGCTCTGTGAGCTCTGAAATATATTTTTGGGTTACTTCAGTGTGTTTGACAAGACAGCTTGATATTTCTATCAAACAAATGACTTTCATATTGCAACAATCTTTGTAAGAACCACTCAAATAAACTTCTCTGAAAAAGGTCACAAGAAAATTTTCGTTTTTCTAATGTTTTGATTGTAAAAGTTAAGCAGAGGCTTTCCATAGTTAATtagtttttgttgtggttttcaAGTTAGTGTAGGCAGTGTAGTTCAGGTTAACCACAAACTAAACATGTTAAATGCCTCAGCCTGTGGGGTGCTGAGGTTAGGTATTGGTGTAAACACACATAGCCTAGTATAACCTTCCTTCATTCTTGTAGTACTTTCATATTTTCAGTGAGTGACTTCTTTTTTCCACCTTAAGTTACATCCAGTGTTTGGTGTCTACAACCACCAAGGCATAGTCCTTTCTGTCAAAACAAGCTGCCCTTGGAAATGCCCTCACATTATACTGCATTTGTTTATCATATGTTTAGGTATTCTGGCAAAATGCTGGGAAGGGTTTGAGACAATTTGTCTCTGTAGCCCTGTCTATAATTCCCTTGTAGATTCACCTGCATTTGCCTCTTCAGTTTGCCATTAAACACATGCTTGGCAGTGGGAAGGATTTTATTTTGATCTCCAGAGTACACTAGTACTACTTcaggaaatgttttccttttttattatttcaatccTATTAGATTGATTTCTAAGTGCTGCACAAAGATTTCGGTTTTGTGATGGTCTTGAGCTGTATCCCATAATGTGTTTTGAGATTAGGTCTCTGTAATCTTGACTATCCtgaaacttgttttgtagaccaggcagtccTCAATCTCAGAGGGTTACCTTTTCTGACCTATTCCTGTTCATATAAAgttaaattatttatgtatgaAGATTTTGCCTGCAAATAGGTTTTGTATCCCATGCATGCTCAGTATTTGTGGAGGTGCTCTTGAAATgtggttatagatggttgtgaaccacagagtgcatgggtgctgggaactgaacccagtctGAGCAACAAGTACTATTACCTACTGAGCTCTCTTCCcagccatttttattttcattaaattgtCAAAATAGGAAATATGGATTCCAGTACACTACTTAACCTTTCACATCATTGCTTTTAAAGGTTGAGTCAACCTTAGAATTATGTTTAGGACCTTTCACTGTTCTATAGCGAATGACTGTCTGAAGCATGATCTCACTGGTGTTTTAAGTTTGCCAACACATCCCAGCTCCTAGATAAGGGGGGGGGTAGGCAAGTCAGTCTTGAATAACCTGTTAAGAAAAGCATATTGAAGTGTCGTTTTTATATTCAAGTTGAAGGATAATGCATAACAGGAAATCTTGAGTCCAGTTAGGTCTGGATACTTGCCTCATTGTAGAGCAGTCTACCTGATTACAGTGCCCAATGTTGGGACTGGTTAGGTCAGCTGAGAAAACTTTCAAATGGTTCCCATATCTGATAAATCAGTCTGAAATTGTAAAGACAACCTCAGGAAACAGTTTTCTTGTGAAAATGACTCTTGACTATATGTGATCTTGTATAAATTGTTCACTTTTTTGATCAACAAGCATCcagttctgtttaaaaaaaaaattttttttaaagatgtattatttatacaatattcagactgcatgtgtgcctgcagaccagaagagggcaccagatctcactaaagatggttgtgagccaccatgtggttgcttggagttgaactcaggacctttggaagaacagccagttctcttaaactcttgagccatctctccagccccctaaattttcttctttaaaaaaatttttgagcAGGTCTAATATAGCAGTGGCTGGCCCCATATCCAGAGTGCTCACTGAAATTTTGTCCCACTTGTTAACCTGGCTAGAGACAATGGTATTCTTGCATGTATTAGCAATGTGCCTGTATGTTGCTTGCAGATGTCAAAAGATTGCTTAAGGCTgttggcactggagttacagaatgttgagtcaccatgtggttactgggactTAACCTCTTTAGCCTTATAGTTTAACATTTTCAATGCTATGTCATTGGAGTAACAACCAACGTAATGAGAAGAAAAACCTTTATTATTGTACAAGTGTCGAAATGGATGGGGAAGTATACATGTAGTAGGCAATCAGGGCCCTGATTAGCATCTTATGCCCATTCCGATGGCCATGAATGTGCCAAACGTGCCGCCACTCTGCATCATGGTTTTCCCAATGCCGCCCATCAGCTCCCGACCCCGCATTCCGATCCTGGGGAAAGCAAGAAGGGGCCGTTGGGAATAAAACATAAAGAGATTTGAACTAACTTCCCCTTTGTAATCAGTGTTGAAACAGGTTAAGCATTAACATCTTGACCATCCCTTTATCTTATATGTCattctttgggttttgtttcaaggcagggtttctctgtgtacccttcgctgtcctggactcacaggcctgcctctgtcttccagactgctgggattacaggaattcGCCATCCTGCCCTGTGTCTGGATTCGGTACGATAAGAAAAATCTCTCTCCAGGCGCTCTAGGACATTATGAGTGCTTGTAGATACAGTATGAAGTACGTAGGCAGTCATGACTGTGCCTCTATGGCATACGTTATCCAGTAAGACATTTGTCTTCTAgatgatttttgttgttactgaagTTTAACCTAGGTTAAAATAACAAGCTCTGCAGCAGGGTCCTGGTAGCGCATGCCGtttttctcagcacttgggaggcaagaggcaggcagagctctgattttgaggctagcctggtctacctacagagttccaggacagtcagggatgTTAAAAGtgaaaaaccttgtcttggggCGGGGGggaaataactaaataaaatagtGTAGTTGCCGAGTTTGTAAACCGAAGCCGTGTTCTACCGCCACTAGCAAGACATTAACTAATGGTGGATTAACAGTAATAAGTATCCAAATGTGGTGGTGACCTTTGGAATAGCACAGTGTATCTCAGAGGTAGAACATCTGACTAAGTTTAAGTTAGAATTAAGTTTATCGGCTTTATCTCTACACCTAATTCTCACGATAGCAAAACGGCTCAAAAAGCTTAGTCACACACAGCTGGAGGTTAAAATGCCATGCAACAACCTACTGAGCATTTCCTATGTGCCAGATCATATGTAAACATACTAACATGACTGGTTCTTCGAAAAGTGGAGGTGAGTGCACTGCCCTCGTCTACAGTCGAAGAAACTAGCCTCCAACTTGCCTAAAGTCACTGTACAAAGGAGTCGGAAAGCCATTTTGACTCAGGAGCTTACATCCCTAGAACTGCGCTTCCAGCCTCAACTGAGTGGGCTTTGGAGTGGAAGCCAGGAAGTCCCGCCCGCGCGGCTCACCTGAGACAGGAGAACGTGCCGAACAGCGCCCCGGCCGCCATGCCCACGGCGCAACCCATGACGAAGCCCATCTTCACGCGGTCGAAGCAGCTGGGCTGGGACTGCCCGTAGGGACCCACGGCCACCGGCATCTGGGGTGAGAGGGCCACGACAGTGAGGCCCCAGCCGCCAGCAGTGGCGTCGGCCGAGGGCCCACAAGAGGCTTCCGCGGAGCCCGGGACAGAAGCCGGCCCGCAGCACGGCTCCACCACCCTCCTCGCGGTGACGGTCCCCGCACGCGCGACGCCCCGCACGGTCGGGCCCCACCTCACCTCGTTCGCGGCCGCGGTCGCTCAGCTCTACGTCTCAGACCCAAGGCTACGCGGAGGGCGCTCGCGGCCCGCGGGATCGCTTCCGGAGCGCAGGGCAGGCACTTCCGGGAGCATGGGCTGAGGACTTGCAAGCGCTGCGGATGGTGGGCTCTGCCGCTCGGAACATGCTGCTGCGAGCCGCTTGgaggcgggcggcggcggcggctgccgCGGTGGCCTGTCCGAGGTCCACGGCGCCCACCCGGGGGCTGCGCCTGCGCGGTACGCTCCCTTTCCTTTCGCTCTCACCCTTCCCGGCTGCGCGAGCCCCACGGGTCGGTGCTGCTTGCTGCGCAGTGTTTTGTTGCGGAGCCTGCCCGCCGCGTTGCGTCCCCCAGACTCTAAGCTTGGTCTCACATTTTCTTAGGATGGCCCTTCCGTCCTGCCACGCACGTCCCCTGAGCACGGGGTCCCATCCTTCAGAAATCTACTGGACAATCTGCATCTCAAAAATGCTAGTCAGAGCTCCTCCGGCCATGAGCCTTTGAAGGAACCTGCGCTTTTcacttttcttctaagtggttttgtttttcacagtccatcccactctCTGCTAGATAGTTTGAACATTGCTCCCCGTTACTGCCACCGTCCCTTCAGGGAACCCTGTCACTATTACTTTACTCGTTGCCTTTTACTGCGTGTTGTTGTTGTCCTTTGACATTTGACCTCAGCCCTGCTTAAATTCACCTCGAAGAAGCTTTGTCCGTCTGTTTTCTTGTGTGCCGTGCGTCCATGGTTGCATCATTTCTCACTTTTCCACTCTGCTCTGTTGGCAGTTGTAGATCATGCTCCCCATTCGGCTGTTCCCTCAGAGGGAGAGGCGGTGCTGCGACCTCTGTATATGGATGTGCAGGCTACAACTCCTCTGGTAAGGACGAAGAGGGAGCTTCCCCCCTTCCCAGGCTCTTTCTAGAAGACAAATCTTAAGGACAAATCCGAACGGTAGGCTAGATTTCTGTACAATTGAAAAACATTGAATGTTCTAGAAAAAGGAGCCAGGTATCACCAGTCTTAGAATTTAATTCACCAGAAAAGGCTTTACTGTTTTAGATATTGACCTTGGTCAAATCACTTCCAGTAAGGTATTATAGCTAATAGTAAATGCTCAGATCTTGGAGGGGAACATTATGACATGGAGAGTTTGAGCAAGCTCAAGGGCAGTGTGGACCACATAGGGAGTTTCAAACCTacgtaaaaattaaaaacaaacaaaaaaaaaccccacagaaacAAGCATATCAAACCTacgtaaaaatttaaaaaacaaaacaaacaaacaaaaaaatacagaaacGAGTCCATGGGCTCTGGAATTAGCAGGACAACCATGTAGTACCTGTGTGAGTTTGGCCATGTGTTAAATGAGCAGAAAGACATAGCAGTCCAGCACTTGATAAACATTTCAATAATAATAGTTATTGGGGCTAGGTGTGTGGCTCAAGTGGCTCAGTTGGTCGTGcaggaagccctgagttcaatccccagagccaTATAAAATTTAATCCCTGTAATGCAATACTAGGTGGAGTCAGGAAGATCAGAATATTAAGGTCATTCTTATCTACCGTGTCAGTTCGAGGCTAGCCAGGGATGCATGAGATCCTGttcctttatttactttcatCTTACAAGTGTTTCCTGAATGTTTgctgtacaccacatgcatgccgtgcctgtggaggccagaagaaggcattggatcccctggaattggagttatataGCCCCTCATGAGTTGCCATGTAAATTGAAACTGGGTCCTCTAAAAAGGCAGTCactgctgttaaccactgagctatatctcttCAGTCAGAGACGCTGGTTTTTAAAACTGCAAAAACCTAGTATGCCGGTGCTAAGCACATATCATAATGCTAGCTATGCCCTCATTCCATTATTAATACAGCTTTTCATCCTTGTGATCAGAAGGATATTTGCCTAACTACATCAAGTCTCAgcactttgactttttttttttttttttaagacagggtctcactgttcaGTCCTGACTCAACCTTGAACTACCTATGTCGattaggctggacttgaacttacagagatcctatTGCCTCTtccttttgagtgctggggttatgcTACCACACTGGGAAGTCACATTCTTTGTAAATcattttgttgcagcaatggaACCACCTGTAAGAACAGGTGTAAGAACAGGACTGTGAGGGATGCAAATACAGATGATAGAGCCCTTGCCCAGCGTGCACAAAGCCTTTGGTTTGGATTCTAGCACTGCGTAAAAGcgaggcatggtggtatatgacTCTAATTCCACACAACTCTAAAGTAttggggagatagaggcaggaggattgggatCAAAAGTTTAAGATCATTTTCAGCTAAGATGTATGTTTGAGGGTATCTTAagctagagaccctgtcttaaaaaggcAGGGTCTTAAACATGTCTTAaaatatggcagctcacaactgtctgtaatgctgaTTCCAAGcgctctgacaccttcacactaatgcacataaaagaaaataaaataaatcgttttttaaaaaaagaaagaaaaggacaagATAGAGTTGTTTTCAGGAGGATTACATGGATGTTTTGGGGGGCACAGTGGGGaatgttttaagacagggtttctttatgtaaccctggctgtccagaactccctctgtagaccaggctggtctccaactcagagatctggctgcctctacctccaaatactgggattaaaagcatgtatcacTATACCCAGCAGGGTTATAAATTTAAGGGCAGATTGAACTACATAAAACCCTATctttttataaataagaaaatatcaaAGACAGTGTTTGCACACTAGGTGAGTGAATGGTGGAACATTGTGATTTAAGTTGGTATTGAAGTGGAGACATCCCAGGTTACTTATCCCACCTTACTCAGTGGTCACTCTCTGAGGGGGTGGGAGAAAGCAGGCGGCATCTGAAATGCTGGCAGTACACCTAGCAAGGTGTGCCGTCATCAGCGGATGGAGCAGGTTCTGAGGTGATAATGGGCTCAGAGAGACTGATGTGTTCTCTTGTGTTCAGGATCCCAGGGTGCTTGATGCCATGCTCCCTTACCTTGTCAACTACTACGGGAACCCACATTCTCGGACTCATGTGTATGGCTGGGAGAGTGAGGCAGCCATGGAACATGCTCGCCAGGTTAGCATAAATGACCCTGAGAAGTTTGGAAGTCAGCTTCAGTGGCCTATGGGGTCGGGGGGAGTGGTAGTTAGTCTAGAAGAGATTCAGAAAGTAGCTCTGGAGTTTCACTACAGGTGTTTAGTTAGTTCCCACATTCCCTAGGTAAAGTACCATTTCTCTAAGCCTTAAACTTAACTATCAAGTAGAAAGCGAAAGAGTTCATGCTCTATAAGATTTTTGGGTAAATGAGACCATGCTGGTAAAAGTTAACACTTACAGGTAGCTCAAAAAGCACATAGTAAGAGTTCAGTAAACacgttttaaaaatgtatttcttggGTCAGTGGGATACCTTGGATAGCTTAACCTAAATAACTGAATTTTGAAACCCAAAATCCACATGTTGTGGCATGGAAGTCTGCTAACCAAAGATAAatggaaaaatgtaaaaaaaaaaaaattttaaacaaaacttGTCATTAATAAGTATTttatggggcctggagagatggctcagaggttaagagcactgtctgctcatccagaggtcctgaagtTTTTAGTTCCCATCTTCCACATGGTCGCTCATAACCATTTgaaataagatctggtgccctcttttggcatgcagacggaacattgcatacataataaataaataaatcttaaaaaaatattttgtgcatatggaaattttgtgtgtgtgtgtgtgtgtatctttctgtatgtgtgtacatgcatgtatgtgctaagtgcctgcagaggcccGAAGAGGCCCTCAGATTCCTTGGAAGTGGAAGTtgaggatggttgtgagcctccatgtggatgctaggaactagaactgggttctctgcaagagcagctagtgctcttaaccactgtgccatctttaCAGTTCCTtacctgattattttttttttcgtttttcaagacaggatttctttgtgtaacaggcctgactgtcctagaactccacctgtagaccaagctggccttgaatctcagagatccatctgtttctgcttatagagtgctgggattaaagatgtgccctGCCACTCccagcaaaaatatttttttagaattaccagtgtgtgtgcatttgtgtatgtgcatgcatgcatgtgtgttttcgCACGttcatgtacatgtatacatatgtaccaAAGTAtgcagtgtggaggtcagaggacagcttgaagCAGTCTTTCCCCTACCATATGGGTCTCAGGGAAAGAACCCTGGGTCGTCAGCTTttacagcaagtgcctttatccactgatccatctcactggcccctatTTAGttgtttgaggccagcttcaCGTTTTCATCTAAggtggcttggaactcacagtgtatcccagactggcctcaaactcatggtagCTGTCTCACCTCAGCCTCTGAGTGCTTTTAATTTCAGGTGTGCATCACAACCTTCCATGGTTTGTGAAGTGCTGAAAATCAAACCCAGGGATTCATAAATAttagcaagcactctaccaactgagctacttttaacaatatttattattgttgttatcattatcatattttgtttttttcaagacagggtttctctatgtaacatccctggctgtcctggaactctttgtagactaagctggcctcagactcacagagatccacctgcctctgcgtcccaagtgctgggattaaaggtgttatgccaccatgcccagctcccagttgacattcttttttttttttagatttatttatttattatgtatacattgttctgtCTGAATGTATCTGCATactagaagagagcatcagattcactatagatggttgtgagccaccatgtggttgctgggaatttaactcaggacctctgggagagcagccagtgctcttaacctccgagccatctctccaacccacatTTGACATTCTTGTTGGCCTGTCTGAGAGTGGAAAAGGGATAGAGTATCTGAGCCGTAACAGTTGGTTCCGTTTTTAGCTCTGGTCAGACCTCATAGGCACAGAACTtctctgtaggcagttgcttggTAGAATGCAGTGGAGCTTCTCGTGGTACAGAACTCTATCCTAGCTGTATCTGTAGCTCCATTGCTATCCAGTGACTGACATTATATATCTTTGGCTCTTGGCTTGCAGCAAGTTGCATCCCTGATTGGAGCTGATCCTCGAGAGATCATTTTCACTAGTGGAGCTACTGAATCCAACAACATAGCAATTAAGGTAAGGGGGTGAGGGTACTGTGTAGTGGAGCACGCCTTAGCCCGTGAGGGCCATTTGGGAAAGTGAAGGACAGAATGAAACACAAGGGAACCAGACACGCCTTGGGTTTAGAGATTCCTGCTCCTCTATTGTTtgaactcagattttttttttccagctatgCACTTctccctgtttcttcctctgccttaaggaaaaaaaaaccaaaaacaaaactatgtagGGAGTCAGCAGACAGCTTTGTGGAATCTGAaatctccttccacctttacttAGGGTTCTGAGTATCAAATTCAAGGCATCAGACAAGTGTCTTTGCCGACTGAGTCGTCTTGCAGGCTTACAGGTTCTCTGTAAGAGTAGTAAGTGCTGTGAACTgatgagccagctctccagctccacGAGGTCCTCATGTAtgtgagctatctctccagctctcatttcatctttcatcttttttttttttttttttttgagacaatatcaCTATGTTCCTCAGGTTAGTTTCAAACTTAAGAGTTAAATGATccttcctcttcagtctccaaagTAGTAAGGACCACAAACTATTGTACTCAGCTATGCTTATTTCCTTCTTATTTTCCTCCTCTGTTCCTTTTGTTCCTTTGCTTGTTTGGAAACAAGGTGTCACTAAGTAGCCCTGAGTGGCCTGCAACTTATTATGTAGACCATAAGATGGTCTCAGTTTGTAGGTGTCTTCTTGCAGatgcctctgagtgctgagaacaTAGGCATGTGGGCTATACCTgggtatgttttgtttgtttgtcttttttaaaattattaattgcagtttattcactttgtatccccactgtagccctgtccctcgtctcctgtctcctcctagtcccacccactctctctcACCTTTTCCTacacccctccccaaatccaatgataggggaggttcttctacccttacctctgaccctagcctatcaggtctcatcaggactggctgcattgtcttcctctgtggcctggtaaggctgctccaccctcagggggaggtgatcaaagagccagccactgagttcatgtcagagacagtccctgttcccattactagggaaaccacatggaactgggctgccatgtgctacatctgtgcaggggttctaggttatctccatgcatggtccttggttggagtatcagtctcagaaaagacccctgtgcccagattttttgttctgttgctctccttgtggagctgtttgtttgtctttttaataaTATAAGTGTTATCACTTCTTAATTTATTACAGCATTTGAGGTTATGGGCATTTCAGTTCTTCTTAACCTGTCTTTATAATTTCTCCTGATGTTAAAAGTGTCATACACACGAGTGGGGATCTGGTCTGTGACATAGAATGTCTTTAGCACACCCGTGGCATACATTCACAGAAAGACTGTTTATAAGTAGGATTCATGCCATTGCTACCTCCAAGTatgttattcttttcttttgttatcGATTTTTAGGGAGTG belongs to Meriones unguiculatus strain TT.TT164.6M chromosome 4, Bangor_MerUng_6.1, whole genome shotgun sequence and includes:
- the Romo1 gene encoding reactive oxygen species modulator 1 yields the protein MPVAVGPYGQSQPSCFDRVKMGFVMGCAVGMAAGALFGTFSCLRIGMRGRELMGGIGKTMMQSGGTFGTFMAIGMGIRC